A window of Sebastes umbrosus isolate fSebUmb1 chromosome 3, fSebUmb1.pri, whole genome shotgun sequence contains these coding sequences:
- the LOC119484445 gene encoding ladderlectin-like: MKTVLVLSILLCAAFAAPAEDKEKHAPEAAAAEALKEQSVAAPEMEDKMMKKEEASVPEDSVPVPRNALQSEEAAAPESRYNFCPQGWFSHGSRCFLFVNTAMTWYSAEEYCNGLGAHLASATNSREYSFLQQITRTTGQTTAWLGGFYLQNRWMWIDSEGFYYTNWYSQVSANGCPCVYLRTSNGWGNQRCATSYRFICSKNHFSC; this comes from the exons ATGAAGACGGTCCTGGTCCTCTCCATTCTCCTCTGTGCTGCATTTGCAGCTCCAGCTGAAGACAAAGAGAAGCATGCTCCAG aagcagcagcagcagaggcccTGAAGGAACAGTCGGTTGCTGCACCTG agatggaggacaAGATGATGAAGAAAGAAGAAGCATCTGTGCCAGAAGATTCTGTCCCTGTTCCCAGAAACG caCTTCAGTctgaggaggcagcagcacCTGAAT ctcgTTATAACTTCTGTCCACAAGGCTGGTTCAGCCACGGCTCTCGCTGCTTCCTCTTCGTCAACACTGCCATGACCTGGTACAGTGCTGAG GAGTACTGCAACGGCCTGGGTGCCCACCTGGCTTCTGCGACCAACAGCAGAGAGTACAGCTTCCTCCAGCAGATCACACGGACAACCGGTCAGACCACCGCGTGGCTCGGAGGCTTCTATCTGCAG AATCGGTGGATGTGGATTGACAGTGAGGGTTTCTATTACACCAACTGGTACTCCCAAGTGTCCGCCAACGGCTGCCCCTGCGTCTACTTACGCACCAGCA ATGGTTGGGGCAACCAGAGGTGTGCCACTTCTTATCGCTTCATCTGCTCCAAGAACCATTTCAGCTGTTAA
- the LOC119484958 gene encoding ladderlectin-like yields the protein MDADTAVAAGGAAALPEARFDFCLDGWHSFRGKCYYLSNHVDTWSNAESYCASYGGSLASVHNIWEYNFLQRLVKTGAHTLAWIGGYYFEGAWRWEDGSVFDYHNWDSASSTDRYQCLQLNSQESLGWSNHGCTMRFPFVCQVKPNC from the exons ATGGATGCTGacactgctgttgctgctggcgGGGCAGCTGCTCTACCTGAAG CTCGTTTTGATTTCTGCCTGGATGGTTGGCATAGTTTCCGTGGTAAATGCTACTATTTAAGCAACCATGTTGACACGTGGAGCAACGCAGAG AGCTATTGTGCTAGCTATGGTGGCAGTCTGGCCTCAGTCCACAACATCTGGGAGTACAACTTCCTCCAGCGTTTGGTCAAGACTGGGGCTCACACTTTAGCCTGGATCGGAGGTTACTACTTCGAG GGCGCTTGGAGATGGGAAGATGGCTCAGTGTTTGACTATCACAACTGGGATTCAGCGAGCTCCACTGACCGTTACCAGTGCCTACAGCTCAACTCTCAAg aGTCCCTGGGCTGGTCCAATCACGGCTGCACCATGCGCTTCCCATTCGTCTGTCAGGTGAAGCCAAACTGCTAG
- the LOC119485479 gene encoding ladderlectin-like, whose product MKTVLVLSILLCAAFAAPAEDKEKHAPEAAAAEALKEQSVAAPEMEDKMMKKEEVSVQEDSVPVPRNALQSEEAAAPESRYNFCPQGWFSHGSRCFLFVNTPMTWYNAEEYCNGLGAHLASVTNSREYSFLQQITQTAGQTLAWIGGFSLQGRWMWIDREGFYYTNWHSQSSSSSFPCVHLRTSNGWGNTQCSSSYRFICSKNPFSC is encoded by the exons ATGAAGACGGTCCTGGTCCTCTCCATTCTCCTCTGTGCTGCATTTGCAGCTCCGGCTGAAGACAAAGAGAAGCATGCTCCAG aagcagcagcagcagaggcccTGAAGGAACAGTCGGTTGCTGCACCTG agatggaggacaAGATGATGAAGAAAGAAGAAGTGTCTGTGCAAGAAGATTCTGTTCCTGTTCCCAGAAATG caCTTCAGTctgaggaggcagcagcacCTGAAT ctcgTTATAACTTCTGTCCACAAGGCTGGTTCAGCCACGGCTCTCGCTGCTTCCTCTTCGTCAATACTCCCATGACCTGGTACAATGCTGAG GAGTACTGCAACGGCCTGGGTGCCCACCTAGCCTCTGTAACCAACAGCAGAGAGTACAGCTTCCTCCAGCAGATCACACAGACAGCTGGTCAGACCCTCGCATGGATTGGAGGCTTCAGTCTGCAG GGCCGGTGGATGTGGATCGACCGTGAGGGTTTCTATTACACCAACTGGCACTCCCaatcctcctccagcagcttccCCTGCGTCCACTTACGCACCAGCA ATGGTTGGGGCAACACCCAGTGTAGCTCTTCTTATCGCTTCATCTGCTCCAAGAACCCTTTCAGCTGTTAA